From the genome of Ralstonia pickettii, one region includes:
- a CDS encoding gamma-glutamyltransferase family protein: protein MSHRFDWQNPYPTVRIPLFARNVVSTSHPLAAQAGLRMLLAGGSAVDAAIAAAAMLTVVEPVSCGLGSDAFAILWDGKELHGLNASGTAPQAWNLDYFRKKYGEDANGNPKRPTRGWDAVTVPGAISAWAASHERFGKLPFADVLEPAAEIAERGHTIAPIVAHKWAAAIPELQNQPGYAQAFMPHGRAPEVGEKFKLPDAAATLRRLGQTNGRDFYEGELAERIAAYSRECGGAMTAQDLRDYRPEWVKPITKRYRGYDLHEIPPNGQGIAALIALGILDRFDLGALPVDSADSQHLQIEAMKLAFADLYQYVADPRSMEVTPEQMLDDAYLDARAKLIDMGRAQMPSFGMPRAGGTVYLTAADENGMMVSFIQSNYMGFGSGVVVPGTGISLQNRGFGFSMDARSANVVEGGKRPFHTIIPAFLTKDGQPQMSFGVMGGDMQPQGHLQTLVRMLDYKQQPQAACDAPRWKVNRDFTLDVEGTMNAETVAALEARGHKLESVADPYMDFGSGQFIWRLSDDADHGYVAASDSRRDGHAVGF, encoded by the coding sequence ATGTCCCACCGCTTCGATTGGCAGAATCCGTATCCCACCGTCCGCATTCCGCTGTTTGCGCGCAATGTTGTGTCGACGTCCCACCCGCTGGCCGCACAGGCGGGGCTGCGCATGCTGCTCGCAGGCGGCAGTGCCGTCGATGCGGCCATCGCGGCGGCGGCCATGCTCACCGTGGTCGAGCCCGTCTCGTGCGGCCTCGGCAGCGATGCATTCGCAATCCTCTGGGACGGCAAGGAACTGCACGGCCTGAACGCCTCCGGCACCGCGCCGCAGGCGTGGAACCTCGATTACTTCCGCAAGAAATACGGCGAAGATGCCAACGGCAACCCCAAGCGCCCCACACGCGGCTGGGACGCGGTGACCGTGCCCGGCGCCATCTCCGCGTGGGCTGCGTCGCACGAACGCTTCGGCAAGCTGCCGTTTGCCGATGTGCTGGAACCCGCCGCCGAGATTGCCGAGCGCGGTCACACCATCGCGCCCATCGTTGCGCACAAGTGGGCAGCGGCCATTCCGGAGCTGCAGAACCAGCCCGGCTACGCGCAGGCCTTCATGCCGCACGGCCGCGCGCCGGAAGTGGGCGAAAAATTCAAACTGCCCGACGCAGCCGCCACGCTGCGCCGCCTCGGCCAGACCAACGGCCGTGATTTCTACGAAGGCGAACTCGCCGAGCGCATCGCCGCCTATTCGCGCGAATGCGGGGGCGCCATGACCGCACAAGACCTGCGCGACTATCGCCCCGAATGGGTCAAGCCGATCACCAAGCGCTACCGCGGCTACGACCTGCACGAAATCCCGCCGAACGGCCAGGGCATCGCCGCGCTCATCGCGCTCGGCATTCTGGATCGCTTCGATCTTGGCGCCCTGCCCGTCGACTCGGCAGACTCGCAGCATCTGCAGATTGAAGCGATGAAGCTGGCGTTTGCCGATCTCTACCAATACGTGGCCGACCCGCGCTCGATGGAAGTCACGCCCGAGCAGATGCTCGACGACGCGTACCTCGATGCACGCGCCAAGCTCATCGACATGGGCCGCGCGCAGATGCCGAGCTTCGGCATGCCGCGCGCCGGCGGCACGGTGTACCTGACCGCCGCCGACGAGAACGGCATGATGGTCTCGTTCATCCAGTCCAACTACATGGGCTTCGGCTCGGGCGTGGTGGTGCCGGGCACCGGCATCAGCCTGCAGAATCGCGGCTTCGGTTTTTCGATGGACGCGCGCTCGGCCAACGTGGTGGAAGGCGGCAAGCGGCCATTCCACACCATCATCCCGGCGTTCCTGACCAAGGACGGCCAGCCGCAGATGAGCTTTGGCGTGATGGGCGGCGACATGCAGCCGCAAGGCCACCTGCAGACGCTCGTGCGCATGCTCGATTACAAGCAGCAGCCGCAGGCCGCGTGCGATGCACCGCGCTGGAAGGTCAACCGCGATTTCACGCTGGACGTGGAAGGCACGATGAACGCCGAGACCGTCGCCGCGCTGGAAGCACGCGGGCACAAGCTCGAATCGGTGGCCGATCCGTACATGGATTTCGGCTCCGGCCAGTTCATCTGGCGGCTGTCGGACGATGCCGACCACGGCTACGTGGCCGCCAGCGACAGCCGCCGCGATGGCCACGCGGTGGGCTTCTAA
- the dapA gene encoding 4-hydroxy-tetrahydrodipicolinate synthase has product MFSGIWIPLVTPFHHGQVDTAALRQLVRHYEGAGVSGFVALGTTGEAALLSQIERYTVLETIADACGERTPFLIGVGATDTRDVCAQIRHYERWNSAGYLVPPPYYVCPSQAGLHWHYAHVAASTARPVMLYNVPKRTGVSIAPDTALALAEQPNIIAIKECVAGHFGALQDGPLDVLSGDDSALLDCLAHGGTGGILAGAHLRPELFVALVAHHRAGRIDEAKRLADALAPLAALLFAEPNPAPVKALLSAEGRIGPDTRAPILPVSESLHRRLLAAMRALEDVEADCRLRLA; this is encoded by the coding sequence ATGTTCTCAGGAATCTGGATTCCGCTGGTCACGCCGTTCCATCATGGACAGGTCGACACCGCCGCACTGCGGCAACTGGTACGCCATTACGAGGGCGCCGGTGTGTCGGGCTTCGTGGCGCTGGGCACGACCGGTGAAGCCGCGCTGCTCTCTCAGATCGAGCGCTACACCGTTTTGGAAACCATCGCGGACGCTTGCGGCGAGCGCACGCCGTTTCTGATCGGCGTCGGCGCGACGGACACACGCGACGTATGCGCGCAGATCCGCCACTACGAGCGATGGAACAGCGCCGGCTACCTCGTGCCCCCGCCGTATTACGTCTGCCCTTCGCAAGCGGGATTGCACTGGCACTACGCACACGTGGCGGCCAGCACGGCCCGCCCCGTGATGCTCTACAACGTGCCCAAGCGCACAGGCGTCTCGATCGCGCCCGATACCGCGCTGGCGCTGGCTGAACAGCCCAACATCATCGCCATCAAGGAATGTGTGGCTGGGCATTTCGGCGCGCTGCAGGATGGGCCGCTGGATGTGCTGAGCGGCGATGACAGCGCGCTGCTCGATTGCCTCGCACATGGCGGCACGGGAGGCATCCTGGCCGGTGCGCATCTGCGGCCGGAATTGTTCGTGGCGCTGGTCGCACACCATCGCGCCGGCCGCATCGACGAGGCCAAACGGCTGGCTGACGCACTGGCACCGCTGGCTGCGCTGCTGTTCGCAGAACCGAACCCGGCGCCGGTCAAGGCGTTGTTGTCAGCGGAAGGACGCATCGGCCCTGACACACGCGCGCCGATTCTGCCGGTGTCGGAGTCGCTGCACCGCCGCCTGCTGGCAGCGATGCGCGCGTTGGAAGATGTCGAAGCGGATTGCCGGTTACGACTCGCCTAG
- the ypfJ gene encoding KPN_02809 family neutral zinc metallopeptidase produces MRWDDMRESDNVEDERASSGGGFGGGGMRLGIGGIAIVAVVGLLMGKNPLEILGMVMQVSQNAPTQSAPHSPARPTGETDNDRSKQLVSHVLGDTEDTWTQLFKQAGRAYQPPKLVLFRQGIRSGCGDATSAVGPFYCPADTKVYLDLGFFDELRRKFGAPGDFAAAYVVAHEVGHHVQNLLGVSEKVSRAQAGKSQAGANALSVKLELQADCLAGVWGHFAQQRGLLERGDLEQALTAAHAIGDDTLQRNAGRSVTPDAFTHGTSEQRMHWFRQGFDGGDIRQCDTFRAGADA; encoded by the coding sequence GTGCGTTGGGATGACATGCGCGAAAGCGACAACGTGGAGGATGAGCGCGCATCCTCGGGCGGCGGCTTTGGCGGCGGCGGCATGCGGCTGGGCATCGGCGGCATCGCAATCGTCGCTGTGGTGGGCTTGCTGATGGGCAAGAACCCGCTGGAGATCCTCGGCATGGTGATGCAGGTGTCGCAGAATGCACCGACGCAATCCGCGCCGCACAGCCCAGCCCGGCCGACCGGGGAAACCGACAACGACCGCAGCAAGCAATTGGTTTCGCACGTGCTCGGCGACACCGAAGACACGTGGACGCAGCTGTTCAAGCAAGCCGGCCGCGCGTATCAGCCGCCCAAGCTGGTGCTGTTCCGCCAAGGCATCCGCTCGGGCTGCGGCGACGCCACCTCGGCCGTCGGCCCGTTCTATTGCCCGGCTGACACGAAGGTCTATCTCGACCTCGGCTTCTTCGACGAACTGCGCCGCAAGTTTGGCGCGCCCGGCGACTTTGCCGCCGCCTACGTCGTCGCGCACGAGGTGGGCCACCATGTGCAGAATCTGCTAGGCGTGTCGGAAAAGGTCAGCCGCGCGCAGGCCGGCAAATCGCAGGCCGGGGCGAATGCGCTTTCGGTCAAGCTGGAGCTGCAGGCCGATTGCCTGGCCGGCGTGTGGGGCCATTTCGCGCAGCAACGCGGCCTGCTGGAGCGCGGCGACCTGGAACAGGCGCTGACCGCAGCGCACGCCATCGGCGACGACACGCTGCAGCGCAACGCCGGCCGCAGCGTCACGCCCGACGCCTTCACGCACGGCACGTCCGAGCAGCGCATGCACTGGTTCCGCCAGGGCTTCGACGGCGGCGATATTCGCCAGTGCGACACCTTCCGCGCCGGGGCCGACGCCTGA
- a CDS encoding SDR family oxidoreductase, which produces MSKTIVITGGSRGIGRATAVLCAQRGWTVALQYRGNRQAAEETVGLIEQAGGHALAVQGDVSSDEDVIALFEAAAGRFGALHGVVNNAGIVAEAQDVADMTTHRLRTMFETNVLGAFLVAREAARRLSTSRGGVGGSVVNVSSAASRLGSPHEYVDYAASKGAVDTMTLGLARELGRDGVRVNAVRPGLIETDIHASGGQPDRAQRLGSATPIGRPGTPQEVAETIVWLLSDAASYVTGALLDCAGGR; this is translated from the coding sequence ATGTCCAAGACCATCGTCATTACCGGCGGGAGCCGGGGTATCGGTCGCGCCACGGCGGTGCTGTGTGCGCAACGCGGGTGGACTGTCGCGCTGCAATATCGGGGCAATCGGCAGGCGGCGGAAGAGACGGTGGGGCTCATCGAGCAGGCCGGCGGCCATGCGCTGGCGGTGCAGGGCGATGTGTCGAGCGACGAGGATGTGATTGCCCTGTTCGAAGCGGCGGCCGGACGCTTTGGCGCGCTGCACGGCGTGGTCAACAACGCCGGCATCGTCGCCGAGGCCCAGGACGTGGCCGACATGACAACCCACCGGCTGCGCACGATGTTCGAGACCAACGTGCTGGGCGCCTTTCTGGTGGCGCGCGAGGCGGCGCGACGCCTGTCGACGTCGCGCGGCGGCGTGGGCGGTTCAGTGGTGAACGTGTCGTCGGCAGCGTCGCGGCTGGGGTCGCCGCACGAATATGTCGACTACGCCGCCTCCAAGGGCGCCGTCGACACCATGACGCTGGGATTGGCGCGTGAACTCGGGCGCGATGGCGTGCGCGTCAATGCGGTCCGTCCCGGTTTGATCGAGACCGATATCCACGCCTCAGGCGGCCAGCCCGATCGCGCTCAGCGCCTGGGCAGCGCCACGCCGATCGGCCGCCCCGGCACGCCGCAGGAAGTGGCCGAGACCATCGTCTGGCTGCTCTCCGATGCGGCGTCTTACGTGACCGGCGCGCTGCTGGATTGCGCGGGCGGGCGCTGA
- a CDS encoding DNA-3-methyladenine glycosylase 2 family protein, whose protein sequence is MHLDHNACYHAVQSRDRRFDGWFFVGVTSTGVYCRPVCAVRTPLEKNCRFFTTAAAAERAGFRPCLRCRPELAPGHSLAEMSSNLARAAARMIDEGFLQEHDLAALAAAVGVTDRHLRRIFRAEFDVSPIEYAQTQRLLLAKQLLTDTAMPVGDVAFAAGFGSVRRLNSGFTEHYGFAPTRLRSRTTAPRAEDGPTLMLGYRPPFAWDALLAFLQARAVDGVEVVDADSYARTIAVDYGGLRHIGWLHARNVPQRHAVALTLSPSLLHAMPPVLARARRLFDLDCRPDLVDAHLGTLAAETPGLRVPGAVDGFEIAVRAIAGQVISLAQARRILSRMTAAYGVPLQQSREGLLAAFPSAAALANIDAQALSAQTGLQASRAAAVVELARAIDCGRLRLEPLVPLAPTLAALQALPGVGEWTAQYVAMRALSWPNAFPLGDYVLRKRLADADGTLPGRRAMIERAEPWAPWRAYAAMHLWHREIALPQPVSH, encoded by the coding sequence ATGCATCTCGACCACAACGCCTGCTACCACGCCGTGCAGTCGCGCGATCGCCGCTTCGACGGCTGGTTCTTCGTCGGTGTGACATCCACCGGCGTATATTGCCGCCCGGTTTGCGCGGTCCGCACGCCGCTGGAGAAGAACTGCCGCTTCTTCACCACGGCCGCCGCCGCGGAGCGCGCGGGTTTTCGGCCGTGCCTGCGCTGCAGGCCGGAACTGGCACCGGGCCACAGCCTGGCGGAAATGTCGTCCAACCTTGCACGGGCCGCCGCCCGCATGATCGACGAGGGCTTTCTGCAAGAGCACGACCTGGCCGCACTGGCCGCGGCCGTGGGCGTGACCGACCGCCACCTGCGCCGCATCTTCCGCGCCGAGTTCGACGTCTCGCCCATCGAATATGCGCAAACCCAGCGTCTGCTGCTCGCCAAACAGCTGCTGACCGATACCGCCATGCCCGTCGGCGATGTTGCCTTTGCAGCCGGTTTCGGGAGCGTCCGACGGCTGAACAGCGGCTTTACCGAGCATTACGGCTTTGCTCCTACGCGCCTGCGTTCGCGCACGACGGCGCCCCGCGCCGAAGACGGCCCCACGCTCATGCTGGGCTACCGGCCGCCGTTTGCTTGGGACGCCTTGCTTGCGTTTCTGCAGGCACGTGCAGTCGATGGCGTCGAGGTGGTCGACGCTGACAGCTACGCCCGCACAATTGCCGTCGACTACGGCGGCTTGCGGCACATCGGCTGGCTGCACGCGCGCAATGTGCCGCAACGCCACGCAGTGGCACTCACTTTGTCGCCCAGCCTGCTGCACGCCATGCCGCCGGTGCTGGCACGCGCGCGGCGGCTGTTCGACCTCGATTGCCGGCCCGATCTGGTCGATGCGCACCTCGGCACGCTGGCTGCCGAGACGCCCGGCCTGCGCGTGCCGGGCGCCGTGGACGGCTTCGAGATTGCCGTGCGCGCCATCGCCGGGCAGGTCATTTCGTTGGCGCAGGCGCGGCGCATTCTTTCGCGCATGACTGCCGCGTATGGCGTGCCATTGCAGCAATCGCGCGAAGGGCTGTTGGCGGCGTTCCCGAGCGCGGCTGCACTGGCGAACATCGACGCGCAGGCGCTGTCCGCGCAGACCGGTCTGCAGGCCAGCCGCGCTGCCGCCGTCGTCGAACTTGCCCGCGCCATCGACTGCGGCAGGCTGCGGCTCGAACCCCTGGTGCCGCTCGCCCCTACGCTGGCTGCCCTGCAAGCGCTGCCCGGTGTGGGCGAATGGACTGCGCAATACGTTGCCATGCGGGCGCTGAGCTGGCCGAACGCGTTTCCGCTGGGCGACTACGTCTTGCGCAAACGCCTTGCTGACGCCGACGGTACGTTGCCCGGGCGCCGCGCCATGATCGAGCGTGCCGAGCCCTGGGCGCCGTGGCGCGCGTATGCCGCCATGCATCTCTGGCACCGCGAAATTGCGCTCCCCCAACCTGTATCGCATTGA
- a CDS encoding methylated-DNA--[protein]-cysteine S-methyltransferase: MYRHIFACPLGDLLLTATETHLTGAFFPGQKTIPMSAARMSPGADIPIIREAQAQFTAYFAGKLQDFDLPMAPEGTPFQQDVWHLLCDIEFGNRTTYGQITARLGLTREHARAVGTAVGRNPISIAIPCHRVVGADGALTGYAGGLPRKAALLRIEGHPAQVGERLPMPGDGRQGLLALLPA, encoded by the coding sequence ATGTACCGCCATATCTTTGCGTGCCCGCTCGGCGATCTGCTCTTGACCGCCACCGAGACTCACCTGACCGGCGCATTCTTTCCCGGCCAGAAAACGATTCCGATGAGCGCCGCGCGGATGTCGCCGGGCGCGGACATCCCGATCATCCGCGAGGCGCAGGCACAATTCACGGCGTACTTTGCCGGCAAGCTGCAGGACTTCGATCTGCCGATGGCGCCTGAGGGCACGCCGTTCCAGCAAGACGTCTGGCACCTGCTGTGCGACATCGAGTTCGGCAATCGCACCACCTACGGCCAGATCACCGCCCGCCTCGGACTTACCCGCGAGCATGCGCGCGCGGTCGGCACCGCCGTGGGCCGCAACCCGATCTCGATTGCCATCCCGTGCCACCGCGTGGTAGGCGCCGATGGTGCGCTCACAGGCTATGCCGGCGGGTTGCCACGCAAGGCCGCGCTGCTGCGGATCGAAGGACACCCCGCGCAGGTTGGCGAACGCCTGCCCATGCCCGGCGACGGCCGGCAAGGCTTGCTGGCGTTGCTGCCTGCATAA
- a CDS encoding DMT family transporter, which produces MRRSDVLELLTLAALWGGSFLFMRVAAPPFGPVALIALRVAIASCFLVPTLALRGGMGALRTHWPHLLAVGVLNSAIPFCLFAYAELTLTAGFTSVLNAAAPLFAAIVAFTWLAERMSSLRVLGLAIGFVGVIVLVGGSSVIDAKQGGVAVAAALAATVLYGVASSYTKRFLTGVPPLAVATGSQLAAAIVLAPLAYWLWPAQTPTGGVWLHVIALGIACTGVAYILFFRLVAHVGPTRAVSVTFLIPVFGVLWGILFLGEQLTLNMVIGCAVILLGTSLSTGVFAPGKKAAANGTTPASDKDSLLRSGR; this is translated from the coding sequence ATGCGCCGCTCCGATGTGCTTGAACTCCTCACCCTCGCTGCCCTGTGGGGCGGCTCTTTCCTGTTCATGCGCGTTGCCGCGCCGCCCTTCGGACCGGTTGCATTGATCGCGTTGCGGGTGGCCATCGCCTCGTGCTTCCTCGTCCCGACGCTGGCCTTGCGCGGCGGCATGGGCGCGCTGCGCACGCACTGGCCGCATCTGCTGGCGGTGGGCGTGCTGAATTCGGCCATCCCGTTCTGCCTGTTTGCCTATGCCGAACTGACACTCACGGCGGGGTTCACCTCGGTGCTCAACGCCGCGGCCCCGCTGTTTGCGGCCATCGTCGCCTTCACCTGGCTGGCTGAGCGGATGTCGTCGCTGCGCGTGCTGGGATTGGCGATCGGCTTTGTCGGCGTGATCGTGCTGGTCGGCGGGTCGTCTGTCATCGACGCAAAACAGGGCGGCGTGGCCGTGGCGGCGGCGCTGGCCGCCACCGTGCTGTATGGCGTCGCCAGCAGCTACACCAAGCGTTTCCTGACCGGCGTGCCGCCGCTGGCCGTGGCGACCGGCAGCCAATTGGCCGCCGCCATCGTACTTGCACCGCTGGCCTACTGGCTGTGGCCGGCGCAAACGCCCACCGGCGGCGTGTGGCTGCACGTCATCGCCCTGGGTATTGCATGCACGGGCGTCGCCTACATCCTCTTCTTCCGCCTTGTTGCGCATGTGGGCCCGACGCGCGCGGTGTCGGTCACTTTCCTGATCCCGGTATTCGGTGTGCTGTGGGGCATCCTGTTCCTGGGCGAGCAACTGACGTTGAACATGGTGATTGGCTGCGCCGTGATCCTGCTGGGGACGTCGCTGTCGACCGGCGTGTTCGCACCCGGCAAAAAAGCAGCTGCAAATGGCACCACCCCAGCAAGCGATAAAGATTCGCTCTTGCGTTCGGGCCGCTGA
- a CDS encoding HipA N-terminal domain-containing protein has protein sequence MLDVYLNKHLIGQLSCGRSGWAFEYDARWQTSSQGFDLSPHLPRGAGMIADTAKAQPVRHFFEYLLPEAARSTPKAAAAALEHLAQAAPHLDGPLALVPSGLKPCSGRADGLSERDLVLQFQQTVGRPPRSTPLRAAEPRARYGTDTAEAAEEISLPFLASNGLPVSMWLGRFSAPANAAQSSHFVRLDFGEGAHLPYATINHCWATLLGRSIGLDTPFIGLRQFPETAAVVQRLDRTLRCKSDDTALVQARYVVSAVQLLGLSPKYRFLPITVEQVAQCASLCADPASATAALFRWMVFCLLIGGRNASAGTLHFHIGADGIRLAAHDHLFCAAVYANEWNADELSPDAQARYEAIDQDALLALADHLGYDASQARRELLRLISMLAPQSSFVATHLSQALGHSPTRAAEIDFLARIHRHVSETARRLGGKTAEV, from the coding sequence ATGCTGGACGTCTACCTGAACAAGCATCTGATCGGTCAGCTATCGTGCGGCCGCAGCGGTTGGGCGTTCGAATACGATGCACGCTGGCAGACTTCTTCGCAGGGCTTCGATCTGAGCCCGCACCTGCCGCGGGGCGCCGGCATGATCGCCGACACGGCAAAAGCCCAGCCGGTACGCCACTTCTTTGAATACCTGCTGCCGGAAGCGGCGCGCAGCACGCCCAAGGCGGCGGCCGCGGCGCTAGAACATCTCGCACAAGCAGCGCCGCATCTGGATGGCCCGCTGGCCCTGGTGCCCAGCGGACTCAAGCCATGCAGCGGCCGCGCCGACGGGCTGTCCGAACGCGATCTGGTGCTGCAGTTCCAGCAAACCGTTGGGCGCCCGCCCCGCAGCACGCCGCTGCGCGCGGCGGAACCTCGCGCACGCTACGGCACCGATACCGCAGAAGCTGCGGAAGAAATCAGCCTCCCTTTCCTGGCCTCGAATGGCCTGCCCGTGTCGATGTGGCTGGGCCGGTTTTCCGCGCCTGCCAATGCCGCGCAGTCGAGCCATTTCGTGCGGTTGGACTTTGGCGAAGGCGCGCACCTTCCGTACGCGACCATCAATCACTGCTGGGCCACGCTCTTGGGCCGCAGCATCGGGCTGGACACGCCGTTCATCGGCCTGCGTCAGTTTCCGGAAACCGCCGCCGTGGTGCAACGCCTCGATCGCACCTTGCGCTGCAAGAGCGACGACACCGCGCTGGTGCAGGCCCGCTATGTCGTCTCGGCGGTGCAGTTGCTGGGGCTCTCGCCCAAGTATCGCTTCCTGCCGATCACCGTCGAGCAGGTCGCGCAATGCGCCAGTCTGTGCGCGGACCCGGCTTCCGCGACGGCCGCGCTGTTCCGTTGGATGGTGTTTTGCCTGTTGATCGGCGGACGCAACGCCTCGGCTGGCACGCTGCATTTCCACATCGGTGCGGACGGCATCCGCCTGGCGGCGCACGATCACCTGTTCTGTGCGGCGGTCTACGCCAACGAATGGAATGCCGATGAACTCTCGCCGGACGCGCAAGCCCGCTATGAGGCCATCGACCAAGACGCGCTGCTCGCCCTGGCCGATCACCTCGGCTACGACGCCAGCCAGGCGCGCCGCGAGCTGCTGCGTCTGATCAGCATGCTGGCGCCGCAGTCGTCATTCGTGGCGACACATCTCTCGCAGGCGTTGGGACATTCACCGACGCGCGCAGCGGAGATCGACTTCCTCGCGCGCATCCACCGCCATGTGTCCGAGACGGCACGGCGACTGGGCGGCAAGACGGCGGAAGTCTGA
- a CDS encoding M20 family metallopeptidase has protein sequence MITPPIRLKRTALAWLLAGAALPAFAQIPFSPGGASSAPAQVAPAAGGIDVAQIKPAVDAAVNAEYGQLDLLYKDIHAHPELAFQETRTAAKLAEQMRKIGFDVTEHVGKTGVVAVYRNGAGPTILVRTELDALPMEEKTGLPYASHVHTKWRGEDVGVAHSCGHDLHMASWVGTAKTLVSLKDRWHGTLVFVAQPAEETVSGAQSMIDDGFFKRFPKPDYAFALHTGPGPYGSIVFNSGPITSNSDGLEITFKGRGGHGSAPDKTIDPVMMAARFVVDLQSVISREKDPQEFGVVSIGAIQGGSAENIIPDSVLLRGTIRSYKPAVRQKMLDGIRRTAKAVTEMSGAPDADIKITEGGKAVNNDPTVVARTEAMFKTAFGNDRVLRVPPITASEDFSAFVDAGIPSMFFFIGVNDPQTFFASLKPGAKPLPTNHSPLFAPVPEPSIKTGVTAMSLAVLNALQWNKASGQ, from the coding sequence ATGATCACGCCACCCATCCGTTTGAAACGTACTGCGCTCGCCTGGCTGCTGGCCGGTGCTGCCTTGCCGGCATTCGCACAGATTCCGTTCAGCCCCGGCGGTGCATCGTCCGCGCCAGCACAGGTTGCACCCGCTGCGGGCGGGATCGACGTGGCGCAGATCAAGCCTGCGGTGGACGCGGCGGTCAATGCCGAATATGGGCAGCTCGACCTGCTCTACAAAGACATCCACGCGCACCCGGAACTGGCGTTTCAGGAAACGCGCACCGCTGCCAAGCTGGCCGAGCAGATGCGCAAGATCGGCTTTGACGTGACGGAGCATGTCGGCAAGACCGGCGTGGTGGCGGTCTATCGCAACGGGGCCGGCCCGACGATCCTGGTGCGCACCGAACTCGATGCGCTGCCGATGGAAGAGAAAACCGGCCTGCCCTACGCGAGCCACGTCCACACAAAATGGCGCGGCGAAGACGTGGGCGTCGCGCATAGCTGCGGGCACGACCTGCACATGGCGTCGTGGGTGGGCACGGCGAAGACGCTGGTGTCGCTCAAGGATCGCTGGCACGGGACGCTCGTGTTCGTCGCACAGCCTGCCGAAGAAACCGTATCGGGCGCACAGAGCATGATCGACGACGGCTTCTTCAAGCGCTTCCCCAAGCCCGACTATGCGTTTGCGCTGCACACGGGCCCGGGGCCGTACGGTTCGATCGTCTTCAACAGCGGCCCGATCACGTCGAACTCCGACGGGTTGGAAATTACGTTCAAAGGTCGTGGCGGGCACGGCTCCGCGCCTGACAAGACCATTGACCCGGTGATGATGGCGGCGCGCTTCGTGGTCGACCTGCAAAGCGTGATCAGCCGCGAGAAGGATCCGCAGGAATTTGGCGTGGTGAGCATCGGCGCCATCCAGGGCGGCAGCGCTGAGAACATCATCCCGGACAGCGTGCTGCTGCGCGGGACGATCCGTTCGTACAAGCCGGCGGTGCGCCAGAAGATGCTCGACGGTATCCGGCGCACGGCCAAGGCCGTCACCGAGATGTCGGGCGCGCCGGACGCCGATATCAAGATCACCGAAGGCGGCAAGGCGGTCAACAACGACCCGACCGTGGTCGCGCGCACCGAGGCGATGTTCAAGACCGCCTTCGGCAACGACCGCGTGCTGCGCGTGCCGCCCATCACGGCCAGCGAAGATTTCTCGGCGTTTGTTGACGCGGGCATCCCGTCAATGTTCTTCTTCATCGGCGTGAACGATCCGCAGACATTCTTCGCCTCGCTCAAGCCGGGTGCCAAGCCGCTGCCGACCAATCATTCTCCGCTGTTCGCACCGGTGCCCGAACCGTCCATCAAGACCGGCGTGACGGCGATGTCGCTGGCAGTGCTCAATGCACTGCAATGGAACAAGGCGTCGGGCCAGTAA
- a CDS encoding transporter substrate-binding domain-containing protein, with product MFHRFIRTSSALLLCACAAAPALSQTAPATNRLDEIIARGTLRVGTTGDYKPFTYKNPADGRFIGLDVEMGERLAKALGVKLDIVPTTWSTLMQDFAADRYDIAMSGVSVTLERQKKAFYSIPYQRDGKTPITRCENQSKYQTLAQIDQPNVRAVVNPGGTNEKFAREHLKQAQIRVYPDNVTIFNEIVAGRADLMMTDAVETKLQQKLHPELCAVHPEAPFDFSEKAYLLPRDVVFKNFVDQWLRQTTESGEFAKRFDAWLAYPWNTPAK from the coding sequence ATGTTCCACCGTTTCATCCGCACCAGCAGCGCCCTGCTGCTGTGCGCCTGTGCCGCGGCTCCCGCACTGTCGCAAACCGCGCCAGCCACCAACCGTCTCGACGAAATCATCGCGCGCGGTACGCTCCGCGTCGGCACCACCGGCGACTACAAGCCGTTCACTTACAAGAATCCTGCCGATGGCCGCTTTATCGGCCTGGATGTCGAGATGGGCGAACGTCTGGCCAAGGCACTCGGCGTGAAGCTGGACATCGTTCCAACCACGTGGTCGACGCTGATGCAGGACTTTGCGGCTGACCGCTACGACATCGCCATGAGCGGGGTGTCGGTCACGCTGGAGCGGCAGAAGAAGGCGTTCTATTCGATTCCGTATCAACGCGACGGCAAGACGCCGATCACGCGTTGCGAGAACCAGTCGAAATATCAGACGCTGGCGCAGATCGATCAGCCGAACGTGCGTGCCGTGGTCAACCCGGGCGGCACGAACGAGAAATTCGCGCGCGAACATCTGAAGCAGGCGCAGATTCGCGTGTATCCGGACAACGTGACCATCTTCAACGAGATCGTCGCCGGCCGCGCAGACCTGATGATGACTGACGCAGTCGAAACCAAGCTGCAGCAGAAGCTGCACCCGGAGTTGTGTGCCGTGCACCCGGAAGCGCCATTCGATTTTTCGGAGAAGGCCTACCTGCTGCCCCGCGACGTCGTGTTCAAGAACTTCGTCGACCAATGGCTGCGGCAGACGACCGAGAGCGGTGAATTCGCCAAGCGCTTTGATGCGTGGCTGGCGTATCCGTGGAATACACCGGCCAAGTAA